The Mangrovivirga cuniculi genomic sequence CGCCTTTTTGCAAATAAAAGAGGTAGATCCATCTTCGGTTCAAGAAATGAACTTTAGCCTGGAAGGTGAGAAAGCCTTTAATGAGAACTACCAGGCTTGTTTGAAAATATGGGACAAAATGTCTGATGGTGTTGATTATGATGATTTAAGCCAGGAAGAAAAAGATGCTTTAGCCAAAGTAGATGAAACCAGGGAAAGCTACTGGGATATCGAAGGTATGGCATGTAGCTGGTATTGTGGCGGTGGACCTAAAAGTGTGACCGCATCAAGTTATTTAAAACCCCAGGGTAAAAATAGTTATCAACCTATCAATGCGCATGACCTGAACTTTAAACATGCCTGGGTGGAAGGTGCACCCGGAAATGGTATTGGTGAATATTTAACCTATACTTTTGGTGCAAGAGCACCACGAATTACTGAGATCAAGGTAGTAAATGGATATGTCAAAAGTCATACAGCATGGATTAATAATTCCAGGGTTAAAAAACTAAAAGTTTATCTTGATAATAAGCCATTTGCTATTTTAAATCTGAAAGATATCAGAGGCATTCAATCTTTCAAATTTGACCCGATAGGTAAAGGCTGGGAAGCACCTGAAAACTCACCGGTTTGGGAGCTAAAATTTGAAATCATCGAAGTCTATAAAGGCAGTAAATATGACGATGTAGTTATATCAGAAATATTCTTCGATGGCATTGATGTTCATTGTTTTGCTAAAGGAACCAAAATCCAAATGGCAGATAATTCCATCAAAAACATTGAGAAACTGGAAATTGGTGATAAAGTAGCTCAAATGAATCTCGAAACTATGGAGATCACTTCAGCACGCATTGAGAAACTGGAAAAGGTTATTCATCATAGATTGATAACCTATCAATTTGAGAGTGGATTAAAAATAACTGCTACATTAGATCACCCCTTTATGATTCAAAATAAAGGATGGGCCTCTTTTTTACCTGAGCAATCAAGTCAATATAAAGGATTTGAGAATATTAAAACCATCGTTCCCGGGGACTTATTTATAACCTCCGATGGCATTGAAAGACTAGTTGGTTTAAAATTTGAGCAGGGAGATCAGGAAACTTATACCATTTCAAAATTAAGTTCCGGCAATAATTTCATTGCAAATGGATTAGTCGTTGGTGTCGAAGAGTTAAATGGCAAAAGCAGTAATCAATAATTATAATAAAGTGTGAATTAAATAGTTAAAAGCAGGTTTTGGTGGCCAAGTGAATATATATTTGAATAAATTAAGCACAGTTTAACTCCCCAACCTTCAAATGCCATGACTCTACCACTAACATTAAGCTTCATCTTTCTGATACTAGGCCTTATTCATCTTAACTGGGTAATCGGAGGTGAATTTGGGTTTGCCCAATCACTACCAACCAAAGAAAACGGAGAAAGAGTATTAAATCCAAAGAAAGCAGACAGTGCCATTGTGGGCTTAGGTCTTATATTTTTTTCCTTGTTTTATATATTCAAATCAGGAATGATCGACCATCAGATTCCTCAGTGGGTTATGAAATATGGAGGATGGATAATTCCGGCTATTTTTCTTTTACGAGCTATAGGAGACTTTAGGTATGTCGGTTTCTTTAAGAAAGTCAGGACAACGGAATTTGGAAAATTAGATACTAAACTATTTTCCCCATTATGCCTGGTGATTGGCATCGTAGGAATAATTATTCAGCTTAATTAAATAAAACTTTTGAGTGTCAACCAATCGTCCTCGTTTGCAAGTAGGATGATTGAAATTGGCAATTGTATCGCCATTAAATTTATCATAAAAATAAAAGCCCCGAATCTCCTCGGGGCTTTCCATTTTATTGAGCACGATTTTCTCTTTCCGGATAGCGAATGTCAAACCTGTCGAGCTTCATTACTTTGTCCCATGCTGCGACAAAGTCCCTGACAAATTTTTCCCTGGCATCAGCACTGGCATATACTTCTGAAATAGCTCTTAACTCTGAATTTGAACCAAAGATCAAATCTGCACGAGTAGCGGTGTATATTAGATCTCCGGTTTCTCTGTCATATCCGTTAAAGAGCTCTTTGCTGTCATCTGCCGGCTTCCATTCTGTACTCATATCCATCAAAGCAACAAAGAAGTCATTAGTTAACTGATCGTTAGTTTTAGCAAATATCCCATTCTTAGAATCATCGTAGTTAGTATTCAATGACCTCATCCCTCCTACTAATACAGTCATTTCAGGAGCCGTTAATGTTAATAGCTGGGCCTTATCAACTAACAATTCCTCGGTAGAGATCATATATTTTGTTTTCAGATAGTTTCTGAATCCATCTGCCATTGGCTCAAGTAGTGCGAATGATTCAACATCAGTCTGTTCCTGAGTAGCGTCCATACGGCCAGGCTCGAAAGGTACTTCTACGGTAAATCCTGCATTAGCTGCTGCTTGTTCAACTGCTGCTGCACCACCAAGAACAATCAGGTCAGCCATTGATATTTTCTTAGCGCCATTACTCTTGTTAAATTCTTTCTGAATTTTCTCATAAGCAGCAAGCACTTTAGCCAACTGTTCCGGGTTATTTACTTCCCAGTCTTTCTGTGGAGCAAGTCTGATACGGGCACCGTTTGCTCCTCCCCTTCTGTCTGACCCACGATAAGTAGATGCAGAAGCCCAGGCAGTTTCTACCATCTCACTGATCGTTAATCCTGAATTTAATAATTGACCTTTCAAATTTCGGATATCATTCTCATCAACTAACAGATGGTCGACCTCAGGAATCGGATCCTGCCAGATTAGGTCTTCCTCAGGAACTTCAGGCCCAAGATAAGTAGTCTTTGGACCCATATCTCTGTGTGTCAACTTAAACCACGCACGAGCAAATGCCTCATTGAATAATTGAGGATTCTCATAAAACTTTTTAGAGATTTTTCTGAACTCAGGATCTTCTATCAGAGCAAGATCGGTGGTGAACATGATCGGCTTGTGCGTTTTGTTTTCATCAAACGCATCAGGCACTTTCATTTTAGTTTCTTTTGGTTCCCATTGGTGAGCTCCTGCAGGACTTTTTGTCAACTCCCATTCGTGCTCAAACAGATTAAAAAAGTACAAGTGACTCCATTTTGTCGGAGAAGATGTCCATGCACCTTCAAGTCCTGAGGTAATCGCATCTGCACCTTTTCCGGATTTATACTCGCTTTTCCAGCCAAAACCCTGCTCTTCAATGGGAGCAGCTTCTGGTTCAGGACCTACATTTGATGCATCACCAGCTCCATGAGCCTTACCAAGAGTGTGGCCACCGGCAATCAGGGCTACTGTCTCTTCATCATTCATTCCCATTCTTCCAAAAGAAGTACGGATATCATCTGCAGCTAAAAGCGGATCAGGATTTCCATTCGGACCTTCTGGATTAACATAGATTAATCCCATTTGTACTGCTGCAAGAGGCTTTTTAAGTTCACCATCTTCTGAGTAGCGTTCATCATTGCTTAACCATTCTTTTTCAGAACCCCAATACACATCCTTATTAGGCTCCCATACATCTTCTCTTCCGCCACCAAAACCAAAAGTCTGGAATCCCATATCTTCAAGAGCTACATTTCCGGTTAATACCATCAGGTCAGCCCAGGATATTTTCTTACCGTACTTTTGCTTAACAGGCCACATAAGTCTTCTAGCCTTATCCAGGTTGGCGTTATCAGGCCAGCTGTTCTGAGGCGCAAATCTTTGCATACCAGATCGCGATCCTCCACGACCATCAGCGGTACGATATGTTCCGGCACTATGCCATGCCATACGAATGAACAACCCACCATAATGACCATAATCTGCAGGCCACCAGTCTTTTGAGTCTGTTAGTGCCTTTCGGATGTCGCTTTTAAGTGAATCATAATTTATCGAGTTAAACTCTTCCAGGTAATTAAAATCCTCATTCATCGGATCAGATAAGGATGAATGCTGGCGAAGGACTGCCAGATTTAACCTGTTAGGCCACCATTCGGCATTGCTGGTAGAAACTTTATTAGACCGGCTTTTCATAGTTGCACCGGAACTTCCGTCAGCTGATGTACTGTCCTCATTAGCACTGCTTTGCTGGCAGGCTGGAAGAAAAATCACGAGAACTATCAGCAGTAAAAATGCTGTTATCTTTTTCATTTGGCAATTAATTTATTGTGATTCCATTGCAATTATACAGCTTTAATAATCATAATTCAAATTGATAAAATCTATCAAACAATAGACAAAATCTATAAATAATTAAGTTATTGGTATCTAGCAACATACGACCTATTAAAAGCTAAAAAGCTAATTATATTTATAAAAAAACCACCTCAAAACGCCAGAAAAGTTTGAATTGTATAATTTTGATTAATCAATCAAAACCTAAAAACATCAATGAAAATAATTTTACTCTCACTTATTCTGGTCAGTATCAATCCCGATCAGTTTGAAAAGGTTGATCAGTTATTAGCAGATCGCCAGTATCATGATGCTTTTCTGTTATTAGAAGAAATAGACCCTGAAAACGAAGACCCTGAAGCCTTCAGAAGAAAAATCGAAGCTTGTATTGATGGATATTTATTTTCTACCGGTCATTATTTATTTGCATTAAAAAATCTTAGTCCTGATGAAGATATTGATGAATTAAGGGCTAAAGAGTGGTGTGAAAGAGATATGCAAATACTAAATGTAAAGCAGAGAGGCCCGGAATTAATGAGGGCTTATCCGGATAACTATAAGCTGAAGTTTGCGGTGGCTAATTTTTATCTAAGTATGCAGACAGATAAAGGATGTGCTCAATGCCCTGTTATAGATCAGGAATTCATGGATAATTATGAAAATCTCTTCATGGATTGCTACGAAAACAATATTTACGATTATAAAAGCTTTTATGCCATAGCCATATCCAATCACAATAAAAAGAATTATAAGAAAGCAAAAGAGTATTACAAAAAATCTATAGACCTTAATCCTGAATATGGATTAAACTATCTTAATTTAGCTATAATATCTGCTGACGAAGGCAAATTAGACAATGCCATTTCCTATTCAAAACTAGCAATTAATAAAAGTAGAACTGATGATTTAAAAGCAAGAGGCAATAATTATATTGCTTTAATTTACGTGGAAAAAGAGGACAATCAAAAAGCATTGGAGTATTTTGAAATGGCTAATAACCTGGTACCAGGAAATACAGAAAGATTATTAAATTTTTTAATTACAAGCAGGAAAACGGGATATCCAAAAGAGCATCAGATCAGGAAACAGTATTTTGATTCTGCACCAAATAATTTAAATACCTACATCAATCTTATGTTTTTATATAAACAGGAGATAAGTAATCTTATAACCTTCTTCAAAGATCAAAGAGACGAATATCATAGTAACACTGAGGCCTTAGGTTTTCTTTCATTAATGATTGCAAAAAGTCATTTGAATTTAGGCAATCTAGATGAAGCATCTATTGAATTTGAACAAGCAAAAAATCAGCTTATTAAAAGCTGGGGAAGCAGCCAAAGTGTTTTAAAAAATATAGATGATATTATTTCTCAGCTTAAAACTAAGAATCTATAACTTCTCTATTATTTGCAGGTGATTTTGATCGAATCCAGATTATATTAAACAGTTACCAATTGCACTCGTTTATATAATAAATGCATGTTTAATCAAAACCAACCAACAAATGTCAAGTCCGGAACACAAACAAAAGATTTGGAATCTTATAAAAGATATAAAAGTAGGGATGCTCGTTACCCAGGAGAATAACGAGAGCGATCGGCTAAGAGCACGTCCAATGTCATTAGTTCAGGATGCTTACGATGGCACATTGTATTTCTACACTCCTAAAAGTGATTCAAAGGTTTACGAAATTAAAAATGATCGCGATGTGTGCATCACCTTCTCCGATCCTGAAAATCAAGTGTATGTTTCATTAACCGGTAAGGCAAAACTTACCCAGGATAAGGATTTAATTGACAAATATTGGAATGCCTGGGCCAGCGCCTGGTTCAAAGAAGGAAAAGAGGATCCTGAAGTAGCAATGCTGGAAGTCAAAATCAACAAAGGAGAACACTGGGTAACTGACGAAAATAAAGTCCTTCAACTTTATGAAGTTGCC encodes the following:
- a CDS encoding NADase-type glycan-binding domain-containing protein; this translates as MKLKILIGLYFITQIAFLQIKEVDPSSVQEMNFSLEGEKAFNENYQACLKIWDKMSDGVDYDDLSQEEKDALAKVDETRESYWDIEGMACSWYCGGGPKSVTASSYLKPQGKNSYQPINAHDLNFKHAWVEGAPGNGIGEYLTYTFGARAPRITEIKVVNGYVKSHTAWINNSRVKKLKVYLDNKPFAILNLKDIRGIQSFKFDPIGKGWEAPENSPVWELKFEIIEVYKGSKYDDVVISEIFFDGIDVHCFAKGTKIQMADNSIKNIEKLEIGDKVAQMNLETMEITSARIEKLEKVIHHRLITYQFESGLKITATLDHPFMIQNKGWASFLPEQSSQYKGFENIKTIVPGDLFITSDGIERLVGLKFEQGDQETYTISKLSSGNNFIANGLVVGVEELNGKSSNQ
- a CDS encoding DUF3995 domain-containing protein — translated: MTLPLTLSFIFLILGLIHLNWVIGGEFGFAQSLPTKENGERVLNPKKADSAIVGLGLIFFSLFYIFKSGMIDHQIPQWVMKYGGWIIPAIFLLRAIGDFRYVGFFKKVRTTEFGKLDTKLFSPLCLVIGIVGIIIQLN
- the katG gene encoding catalase/peroxidase HPI, with product MKKITAFLLLIVLVIFLPACQQSSANEDSTSADGSSGATMKSRSNKVSTSNAEWWPNRLNLAVLRQHSSLSDPMNEDFNYLEEFNSINYDSLKSDIRKALTDSKDWWPADYGHYGGLFIRMAWHSAGTYRTADGRGGSRSGMQRFAPQNSWPDNANLDKARRLMWPVKQKYGKKISWADLMVLTGNVALEDMGFQTFGFGGGREDVWEPNKDVYWGSEKEWLSNDERYSEDGELKKPLAAVQMGLIYVNPEGPNGNPDPLLAADDIRTSFGRMGMNDEETVALIAGGHTLGKAHGAGDASNVGPEPEAAPIEEQGFGWKSEYKSGKGADAITSGLEGAWTSSPTKWSHLYFFNLFEHEWELTKSPAGAHQWEPKETKMKVPDAFDENKTHKPIMFTTDLALIEDPEFRKISKKFYENPQLFNEAFARAWFKLTHRDMGPKTTYLGPEVPEEDLIWQDPIPEVDHLLVDENDIRNLKGQLLNSGLTISEMVETAWASASTYRGSDRRGGANGARIRLAPQKDWEVNNPEQLAKVLAAYEKIQKEFNKSNGAKKISMADLIVLGGAAAVEQAAANAGFTVEVPFEPGRMDATQEQTDVESFALLEPMADGFRNYLKTKYMISTEELLVDKAQLLTLTAPEMTVLVGGMRSLNTNYDDSKNGIFAKTNDQLTNDFFVALMDMSTEWKPADDSKELFNGYDRETGDLIYTATRADLIFGSNSELRAISEVYASADAREKFVRDFVAAWDKVMKLDRFDIRYPERENRAQ
- a CDS encoding tetratricopeptide repeat protein, which translates into the protein MKIILLSLILVSINPDQFEKVDQLLADRQYHDAFLLLEEIDPENEDPEAFRRKIEACIDGYLFSTGHYLFALKNLSPDEDIDELRAKEWCERDMQILNVKQRGPELMRAYPDNYKLKFAVANFYLSMQTDKGCAQCPVIDQEFMDNYENLFMDCYENNIYDYKSFYAIAISNHNKKNYKKAKEYYKKSIDLNPEYGLNYLNLAIISADEGKLDNAISYSKLAINKSRTDDLKARGNNYIALIYVEKEDNQKALEYFEMANNLVPGNTERLLNFLITSRKTGYPKEHQIRKQYFDSAPNNLNTYINLMFLYKQEISNLITFFKDQRDEYHSNTEALGFLSLMIAKSHLNLGNLDEASIEFEQAKNQLIKSWGSSQSVLKNIDDIISQLKTKNL
- a CDS encoding pyridoxamine 5'-phosphate oxidase family protein, which codes for MSSPEHKQKIWNLIKDIKVGMLVTQENNESDRLRARPMSLVQDAYDGTLYFYTPKSDSKVYEIKNDRDVCITFSDPENQVYVSLTGKAKLTQDKDLIDKYWNAWASAWFKEGKEDPEVAMLEVKINKGEHWVTDENKVLQLYEVAKANIKEETVPDMGENEKFGN